A single genomic interval of Elusimicrobiota bacterium harbors:
- a CDS encoding polysaccharide deacetylase family protein: MRKYFNKIAIAVILFFLIFCMYLRAENLTLCYHQFDNSLDELYSVLPDVFEWQIDYIKETGIPIVRLSDFSDNPQKYTSLGNKNILLTVDDGKKNTINILPFIKGSQVPISLFLSPGLLNKTNEYMTFQDIAEFQKLYWVDFGSHGYTHPLLTRLDEKSLNQEIAVSRHELEKLVDRKIETFAYPFGMFDNRSKNIAEKNYKLAFGVMDGTNKETTDRYNLKRYVIYRNTTFGEFIHIINQINKNSSGRNYEVKNLGLERGPAKYFVFYKTRLFKFPQEEKEKTLIVVPSSHIGAGWIYRSIENALKSGFQSYVIVNRNNNIPFYRPDKEMKTIQSWGLNTYVADFKETLDSIAEKNKKAVILTWNDGFDLVLELLKKDTGYRNLVKGIIVVNPSVIGIDDARHIKQNIKYYDRLLKAGEYATEDLKFFLKIKTLCDLAVLKPTEKSPFSQGLGYSSMSNKELLSKVFDDSDHPDLSLDSAGKEYSMNDFNQAFMQPLPLFSMVVPLSYLKDINELHRSDTYSGNADKLAPLPIFYVYSSAYRRNVEKFKTTFANAKEQKEYYFDDISTIEIMLSGKFSRIVTDNALRMLSDKK; the protein is encoded by the coding sequence TCGCTTGACGAACTTTACTCGGTATTGCCCGATGTGTTTGAATGGCAGATCGACTATATCAAAGAAACCGGCATCCCAATTGTTCGCCTAAGCGATTTCTCGGACAATCCACAGAAGTACACTTCGCTGGGCAATAAGAACATTTTGCTGACGGTCGATGACGGCAAGAAAAACACCATTAATATTCTTCCGTTTATCAAAGGCAGTCAAGTCCCTATTTCACTATTTTTGTCTCCGGGTCTTTTGAATAAGACTAACGAGTATATGACTTTTCAGGATATCGCTGAGTTCCAGAAACTTTACTGGGTTGATTTCGGCAGCCATGGCTACACGCACCCGCTCCTTACGCGCTTGGATGAAAAGTCGCTCAACCAAGAAATTGCCGTATCTCGTCATGAACTTGAAAAACTGGTTGACAGAAAAATTGAAACATTTGCATATCCCTTCGGAATGTTCGATAACCGTTCAAAAAACATCGCAGAAAAAAACTATAAGCTCGCATTTGGCGTTATGGATGGAACAAACAAAGAAACAACTGATAGGTATAACTTGAAACGTTATGTTATCTACAGAAACACGACCTTTGGCGAGTTTATACATATTATCAATCAAATAAACAAGAATTCCTCGGGCCGAAATTACGAAGTAAAAAACCTCGGTCTCGAGCGAGGCCCGGCTAAGTATTTCGTTTTCTATAAAACGCGGCTTTTTAAATTCCCCCAAGAGGAAAAAGAAAAAACCTTGATAGTTGTCCCTAGCTCGCATATAGGTGCGGGATGGATATATAGAAGCATCGAAAACGCGCTTAAATCGGGGTTTCAAAGCTATGTCATCGTAAACAGGAATAATAATATCCCTTTTTACCGTCCTGACAAAGAGATGAAGACAATTCAATCCTGGGGACTAAATACTTATGTCGCAGATTTTAAAGAGACTCTGGATTCTATAGCGGAAAAAAATAAAAAGGCTGTTATTCTTACTTGGAACGACGGGTTCGACCTAGTACTTGAGTTGCTGAAAAAAGACACGGGATACCGCAATCTTGTCAAAGGGATAATTGTCGTCAATCCGTCGGTAATCGGTATTGATGACGCAAGACACATCAAACAAAATATAAAGTACTACGACAGGTTATTAAAAGCAGGGGAATATGCCACGGAAGACCTCAAATTTTTTCTTAAGATAAAAACCTTATGCGATTTGGCGGTTCTGAAACCAACTGAAAAAAGCCCTTTCAGCCAAGGCCTTGGCTACAGTAGCATGTCCAACAAAGAACTGTTGAGCAAGGTTTTTGACGATTCAGACCATCCTGACCTTTCTCTGGATTCCGCGGGGAAGGAATACTCAATGAATGATTTCAATCAGGCCTTCATGCAGCCTTTGCCGCTGTTCAGCATGGTTGTTCCTCTCTCATATCTAAAAGATATAAACGAGTTGCATCGTAGCGATACATATTCGGGAAACGCTGATAAGTTAGCACCTTTGCCGATTTTTTATGTTTATAGTTCCGCCTACCGCCGCAATGTAGAAAAATTTAAGACTACTTTTGCTAATGCAAAGGAGCAAAAAGAATACTATTTTGACGACATTTCCACTATCGAGATTATGTTATCGGGAAAATTCTCGCGAATAGTCACTGATAACGCCTTAAGGATGTTATCCGATAAAAAATAA
- a CDS encoding glycosyltransferase family 39 protein, producing the protein MASFIKKFFSKKYSEHIIAGSIILISLFLGVVDLGNNNYWDDEAANAIFAKNYLATGTFTGWDGRNLCTYRNGGLLDKNLRSIEQPLGYIVAAAGFKLFGFLNSAGRFLFVLLGIASLLMLWLLLLEDFSKEPALRIYTLILTAFSYSFLLNIRQCRYYALCLFFGMAGYYLYRRAIKDDKLQWYLLSSIAFVLLFYSNALICAAMVFGIILVHMIFYARHFTLKKCIKVSEAILLFALLTVPYALQHLIWERYDHATTNLLVPLGIKEVLYRNLMLLDLSGYLPIGMLIIGILAAKLLQKKLSFPRSVYEWLVMILGYVLALSVISVKSGTGVAIRYFISLLPFCSGVIGTLLYMFHGMGYGRYIGIFFLVVLLSSNALSFHPPKKWLLPALITEFCNDYETPYDAAVHYLKTNARKDDIVYSYPEYTMNVLHFYLGDNLKMQGLLRDSSPQYNETLSWVGLGPKYTHLSREKLKPVNGLKYIDESYPDWIVVFDYIKIPYGLLKYFSRGSFIYEIDPQGKKYTILPVFGRDMTRPELTWHNFGPITRFDPRVNGVYIFRKTERKQLAKM; encoded by the coding sequence ATGGCATCCTTCATAAAAAAGTTTTTCTCTAAAAAATATTCGGAGCATATTATTGCTGGAAGTATTATTCTTATATCGCTGTTTTTGGGAGTTGTTGATTTGGGAAACAATAATTATTGGGACGATGAAGCAGCAAATGCTATTTTCGCAAAAAACTATCTTGCAACCGGAACTTTTACAGGGTGGGACGGGAGGAACCTTTGTACATATAGAAATGGCGGGCTGCTGGACAAAAATCTTCGCAGTATTGAGCAGCCGCTGGGCTATATAGTTGCTGCCGCCGGATTTAAATTATTTGGTTTCTTAAATTCTGCCGGCCGATTTTTGTTTGTGCTTTTAGGTATCGCATCTCTCTTAATGCTTTGGCTTCTTTTACTGGAAGATTTCAGTAAAGAACCTGCGTTACGTATTTACACTCTGATACTTACAGCTTTTTCATATTCATTTTTATTAAATATTCGGCAATGCCGTTATTATGCTTTGTGTCTGTTCTTTGGCATGGCAGGTTACTATCTATATCGTCGTGCCATAAAAGATGATAAGTTGCAATGGTATCTGTTATCATCTATAGCGTTTGTGCTGCTATTTTATTCTAATGCATTAATTTGCGCAGCAATGGTATTTGGTATTATCTTGGTGCACATGATTTTTTACGCGAGACATTTTACTTTAAAGAAATGCATTAAAGTAAGCGAAGCTATACTTCTATTTGCATTGCTGACGGTCCCATACGCGCTGCAACATCTGATATGGGAACGTTACGATCATGCGACAACAAATCTTTTAGTTCCTTTAGGGATAAAGGAAGTTCTATATAGGAATCTAATGCTGCTCGATCTATCCGGATATCTGCCGATTGGAATGCTGATTATCGGGATACTCGCCGCAAAATTACTACAAAAAAAATTAAGTTTTCCCAGGTCAGTGTACGAATGGTTAGTGATGATACTTGGATATGTTCTGGCACTTTCTGTAATTTCGGTTAAAAGTGGTACTGGTGTTGCAATTAGATACTTCATATCGTTGCTACCGTTTTGTTCGGGTGTTATTGGCACTCTCCTTTATATGTTTCATGGAATGGGATATGGCAGATATATAGGCATTTTTTTTCTGGTCGTATTGTTGTCTTCAAATGCTTTGTCTTTTCATCCGCCCAAAAAGTGGTTGTTGCCGGCATTGATCACAGAGTTTTGTAATGATTACGAGACCCCGTACGATGCCGCTGTGCATTACCTGAAAACGAATGCAAGGAAGGACGATATTGTATACTCTTATCCTGAATACACAATGAATGTCCTTCATTTCTACTTAGGAGACAATCTGAAGATGCAGGGCCTTTTGCGCGATTCTTCACCTCAATACAATGAAACATTGAGCTGGGTAGGACTTGGGCCTAAATACACACACCTTAGCCGTGAAAAATTAAAGCCTGTTAACGGGCTTAAATATATTGATGAATCCTATCCTGATTGGATCGTTGTTTTTGACTATATAAAAATTCCCTATGGGCTATTAAAATATTTTTCCCGCGGTTCTTTCATATATGAAATTGATCCGCAGGGTAAAAAATACACAATACTTCCAGTCTTTGGGCGTGATATGACTCGTCCCGAACTGACATGGCATAATTTCGGGCCGATTACTCGTTTTGATCCCCGGGTCAATGGAGTGTATATTTTCAGAAAAACAGAAAGAAAACAACTTGCCAAAATGTGA